One Rhea pennata isolate bPtePen1 chromosome 3, bPtePen1.pri, whole genome shotgun sequence DNA segment encodes these proteins:
- the LOC134138235 gene encoding histone H3.3A translates to MARTKQTARKSTGGKAPRKQLATKAARKSAPSTGGVKKPHRYRPGTVALREIRRYQKSTELLIRKLPFQRLVREIAQDFKTDLRFQSAAIGALQEASEAYLVGLFEDTNLCAIHAKRVTIMPKDIQLARRIRGERA, encoded by the exons ATGGCCCGCACCAAGCAGACGGCCCGCAAGTCCACCGGCGGCAAGGCGCCCCGCAAGCAGCTCGCCACCAAGGCGGCGCGCAAGAGCGCGCCCTCTACTGGCGGGGTGAAGAAGCCGCACCGCTACCG GCCGGGTACTGTGGCTCTCCGTGAAATCAGGCGTTATCAAAAGTCTACCGAACTTCTGATCCGCAAGCTTCCCTTCCAGCGTCTGGTGCGTGAAATTGCTCAGGACTTCAAAACAGATCTGCGCTTCCAGAGCGCTGCTATCGGTGCTTTGCAG GAGGCAAGTGAAGCCTACTTGGTTGGCCTGTTTGAAGATACCAACCTGTGTGCTATCCATGCCAAACGAGTCACAATCATGCCAAAAGATATCCAGCTAGCACGCCGCATACGTGGAGAGCGTGCCTAA